One stretch of Alcaligenes aquatilis DNA includes these proteins:
- a CDS encoding NIPSNAP family protein, producing MIIDQRTYTIPTGLLRDFLSLYATQGRAVQIEHLGACHGYYTTEVGELNQVVHLWAYKDMADREARRNALEADPRWLAYRRKACAAGHVIRQSNALLKQVDFDVFTSEA from the coding sequence ATGATTATCGACCAAAGAACCTATACCATCCCTACCGGCCTGCTGCGCGACTTCCTGTCCCTGTATGCAACGCAAGGGCGTGCCGTACAAATCGAACATCTGGGCGCTTGTCACGGCTACTACACCACGGAAGTAGGCGAACTGAATCAGGTGGTGCATCTGTGGGCATACAAGGATATGGCTGACCGGGAAGCCCGTCGTAACGCACTGGAGGCTGACCCGCGCTGGTTGGCTTATCGTCGCAAGGCCTGTGCTGCCGGTCATGTCATACGCCAGAGCAATGCCCTGCTTAAACAAGTTGATTTCGACGTCTTTACAAGCGAAGCATGA
- a CDS encoding 2-hydroxyacid dehydrogenase translates to MTMNPKILQACPLPPPLAGKLPALCPVETLSDAPDQALFLRERGGEFTVLVTTGTQGADKGLIEALPNLKAICSLGVGYDAIDLDAVRARGVMLSNTPDVLNDCVADLAIGLLIDVVRGISASDRHVRRGDWPRVGPTMPSTRVSGKRLGMLGMGRVGQVIARRAIGFDMEIRYHTRSAKPELPWQHEPSLLALAQWCDFLIVACPGSPQTYHLVSAEVLRALGPNGYLVNVARGSVVDEKALVAALEHGQLGGAGLDVFENEPDVPAELLSNERVVVLPHVGSATRETRAAMCELVLKNVESYLTQGSLVTPVRL, encoded by the coding sequence ATGACCATGAACCCGAAGATTCTTCAAGCCTGCCCCTTGCCGCCTCCTCTGGCGGGCAAACTGCCTGCCTTGTGTCCGGTTGAAACTCTGAGTGATGCGCCTGATCAAGCGCTGTTCTTGCGTGAGCGTGGCGGCGAGTTTACGGTGCTGGTCACCACAGGAACGCAGGGCGCAGACAAGGGGCTGATTGAAGCACTGCCTAATTTGAAGGCTATTTGTAGCCTGGGCGTGGGCTACGATGCCATCGACCTGGATGCAGTCCGTGCGCGTGGGGTGATGCTGAGCAATACTCCAGACGTTCTTAACGACTGCGTGGCCGACTTGGCGATTGGTTTGTTGATCGATGTGGTGCGTGGCATTTCGGCTTCCGACCGACATGTCCGGCGTGGTGACTGGCCTCGTGTCGGCCCGACCATGCCCAGCACTCGGGTCAGTGGCAAGCGTCTGGGCATGCTGGGTATGGGACGAGTCGGGCAGGTTATTGCGCGTCGCGCTATCGGCTTTGATATGGAGATCCGCTATCACACACGTAGTGCCAAACCCGAGTTGCCTTGGCAGCACGAGCCTTCATTGCTGGCTTTGGCGCAATGGTGCGATTTCCTCATCGTGGCTTGCCCCGGCAGCCCGCAAACTTACCATCTGGTGTCTGCCGAGGTCTTGAGAGCCTTGGGGCCCAACGGCTACCTGGTCAATGTCGCTCGCGGCTCTGTGGTGGATGAAAAAGCCTTGGTGGCGGCTCTTGAGCATGGCCAATTAGGCGGCGCCGGATTGGATGTGTTCGAGAACGAACCCGATGTGCCTGCCGAGTTGTTAAGTAACGAGCGGGTAGTCGTGCTGCCTCATGTAGGGAGCGCAACCCGTGAAACCCGTGCCGCCATGTGCGAGCTGGTGTTAAAGAATGTTGAGAGTTACCTTACACAAGGCAGTCTTGTGACGCCGGTTAGATTGTAA
- a CDS encoding alpha-hydroxy acid oxidase: MRLNIQDFQVAAQSSLPRFVYDYVAGGAEDELCLARNQADLQTLTLSPRSLRDTSAVSTEIEVFGRRWAAPFGVAPVGLIDVVRPRGDLHAARAAGKAGLPYILSTASNSPLEQVREVCEGPCWMQLYVMQDRGMANSILDRARQAGFEALVLTVDVPVGGYREKDIRHGFKLPFRPGPRLLLDMASQPRWLWRQALAGQPQFVNLMPTQGASSAQAQAALLARSMDRRLIWDDVSWLRSKWDGPLLIKGVLHPEDARQALHYGVDGLIVSNHGGRQLDCAPSTISVLPQIMDIVKTQMPVFIDSGFRRGADVAKAIACGATGAFLGRAVAYGLAQGGEQGVSDVLGLVAQELERTMILLGASCPADLTQCLVSSIE; encoded by the coding sequence ATGCGGCTCAATATTCAAGATTTTCAGGTAGCGGCCCAAAGCAGCCTGCCACGCTTTGTCTATGACTATGTTGCTGGTGGGGCAGAAGACGAACTCTGTCTGGCTCGTAATCAGGCAGATTTGCAGACGCTGACTTTGTCGCCACGCAGTTTGCGTGATACGTCGGCGGTATCAACAGAAATAGAGGTATTTGGACGCCGATGGGCTGCGCCTTTTGGTGTCGCTCCCGTTGGCTTGATCGATGTCGTGCGTCCACGTGGGGATCTGCACGCAGCGCGTGCCGCAGGCAAGGCGGGCTTGCCGTACATTTTGTCCACTGCCTCCAATAGCCCTTTGGAGCAGGTGCGTGAAGTCTGCGAAGGCCCATGCTGGATGCAGTTGTATGTGATGCAAGACAGGGGCATGGCCAATTCCATTCTGGATCGCGCCCGCCAAGCCGGGTTCGAAGCCTTGGTTTTGACCGTCGATGTGCCTGTAGGTGGTTATAGAGAAAAGGACATACGCCACGGCTTCAAATTGCCGTTTCGTCCAGGCCCCCGCTTATTGCTGGATATGGCTTCGCAGCCCCGCTGGCTGTGGCGTCAGGCTTTGGCCGGCCAACCCCAGTTTGTCAACCTGATGCCCACGCAAGGAGCCAGCTCCGCCCAGGCACAGGCAGCACTGCTGGCGCGAAGCATGGATCGCCGCTTGATTTGGGATGATGTCTCCTGGCTGCGTTCCAAGTGGGACGGCCCGTTGCTGATCAAAGGTGTGCTCCATCCTGAAGATGCACGTCAGGCCTTGCATTACGGTGTAGATGGACTGATTGTGTCCAATCACGGTGGCCGACAACTGGACTGTGCGCCTTCAACAATCAGCGTTCTCCCGCAAATCATGGATATCGTCAAAACGCAGATGCCGGTGTTTATCGATAGCGGCTTTCGGCGTGGTGCAGATGTCGCCAAGGCCATCGCTTGTGGAGCGACGGGCGCATTCCTGGGACGTGCCGTCGCCTACGGTTTGGCTCAAGGCGGCGAGCAGGGCGTCTCTGACGTGTTGGGCCTGGTCGCTCAGGAGCTGGAACGGACGATGATTTTATTGGGGGCTTCATGCCCGGCAGATTTGACCCAATGTCTTGTATCCTCTATCGAGTAA
- a CDS encoding GFA family protein — MCRKSHGSAFRARGKVKTKEFHWRRGQELLRFYESSPGEHRGFCSRCGSNILTKFDQKPEELGLALGVLDDDPGLRPTCHVFVGSKAAWHEIADGLIQYEGFPPG; from the coding sequence ATGTGTCGCAAGTCGCATGGTTCTGCATTCAGGGCGCGGGGCAAGGTCAAGACCAAGGAATTTCATTGGCGTCGCGGTCAGGAACTGCTGCGGTTTTATGAGTCATCGCCAGGAGAGCACCGGGGTTTTTGCTCCAGGTGCGGGTCAAATATTTTGACTAAATTCGATCAAAAACCAGAAGAGCTGGGCTTGGCGTTAGGGGTGTTGGACGATGACCCTGGTCTGCGTCCCACTTGTCACGTTTTCGTGGGCTCAAAAGCCGCGTGGCATGAGATTGCTGATGGGCTTATTCAGTACGAGGGGTTCCCGCCTGGCTAG
- the cysP gene encoding thiosulfate ABC transporter substrate-binding protein CysP — protein MKLKSVVGSALLLTSLLGGNVSAQVSLLNASFDVARETFAAINPKFVEHWKATTGEDIKIDQSFAGTSRQAQDIIQGKKVDTVTFNQVTDIEFLAERGAVAKDWATKFPNNSSPYYSTIAFLVRKGNPKNIKSWDDLVRDDVKLVFPNPKTSGNARYTYLASWLYANEAFGGDEAKIKEFVGKVLANVESFPTGGRGATVAFAQNGQGDVLLTFESEVLNIAASDEFKGSELEVVVPPVSVLAEFPVAVVDRVVDQKGTRKEATEYLKFQYTPEIQRLLAGFNYRVTDPAVAKEFESKYAPVKLINPTDLLGSWTDIQSRHFAANGVLDQLLAK, from the coding sequence ATGAAATTGAAGTCTGTTGTTGGCTCTGCCTTGTTGTTGACGTCTTTGCTGGGTGGTAATGTCAGCGCCCAGGTTTCTTTGCTGAATGCCTCGTTTGATGTGGCCCGTGAGACCTTTGCGGCAATCAACCCCAAGTTTGTTGAGCACTGGAAAGCCACTACGGGCGAAGACATCAAGATTGATCAGTCTTTTGCCGGAACTTCCCGTCAGGCCCAGGACATTATTCAGGGTAAGAAAGTCGATACCGTGACCTTCAACCAGGTCACCGATATTGAGTTCCTGGCCGAGCGCGGCGCGGTGGCCAAGGACTGGGCCACTAAATTCCCGAACAACAGCTCGCCTTACTACAGCACTATCGCTTTCCTGGTGCGCAAGGGCAATCCCAAGAACATCAAGTCCTGGGATGATCTGGTGCGTGACGATGTGAAACTGGTGTTCCCGAACCCCAAGACCTCGGGCAATGCTCGCTACACCTATTTGGCGTCCTGGCTGTATGCCAATGAAGCCTTTGGCGGTGATGAAGCCAAGATCAAAGAGTTTGTCGGTAAGGTGCTGGCTAATGTCGAGAGCTTCCCCACCGGGGGCCGTGGCGCGACTGTGGCTTTTGCCCAGAATGGTCAGGGTGATGTGTTGCTGACTTTTGAATCCGAAGTGCTTAATATTGCCGCCAGCGACGAATTCAAGGGCAGTGAACTGGAAGTGGTGGTGCCCCCCGTCAGCGTATTGGCTGAGTTCCCCGTAGCCGTGGTGGATCGTGTGGTTGACCAGAAGGGCACCCGCAAGGAGGCGACCGAATACCTGAAGTTCCAGTACACCCCGGAGATTCAGCGTCTGTTGGCTGGTTTCAACTACCGTGTGACGGATCCTGCTGTTGCCAAGGAGTTTGAGTCCAAATACGCACCGGTCAAGTTGATCAACCCCACCGACCTCCTGGGTTCCTGGACTGATATTCAAAGCCGCCACTTTGCCGCGAATGGCGTGTTGGACCAGTTGCTGGCCAAGTAA
- the cysT gene encoding sulfate ABC transporter permease subunit CysT, translated as MSRTLVGGVQDSGAKTALKPLFFLRRPVMPGFGLSFGFSVLYLSIIVLLPLSALFMYVSDMSLADYWRAVTDKRVVSSYQVTISAALYSTLTASVVGFIIAWIITRFEFPGRRLIDALVDLPFALPTSVAGLTLATLFVPGGWFGQFLPEGWKIAYQYPGIVLAMTFTSLPFVVRIVQPVIEELGAEYEEVAHTLGASGWQTFSKVVFPPLIPALVTGASQAFIRSLGEFGAVIMIAGNIPYKTEVSSLMIFVRLQEFNYPAAAAIASVILIASLLLLFTLQLVQNRLLGWQRRAS; from the coding sequence ATGAGCCGTACTCTTGTGGGCGGGGTGCAGGATTCCGGGGCGAAGACTGCGCTAAAGCCACTCTTTTTTCTGCGTCGCCCCGTCATGCCGGGTTTTGGGCTGAGCTTTGGCTTTAGCGTCCTGTACCTGTCCATTATTGTGCTGCTGCCTTTGTCGGCCTTGTTCATGTACGTCAGTGACATGAGTCTGGCCGATTATTGGCGTGCGGTCACGGATAAGCGCGTCGTCAGCAGCTATCAGGTTACGATCAGCGCTGCCCTTTATTCCACCCTGACTGCTAGCGTGGTGGGGTTCATTATTGCCTGGATCATCACGCGCTTTGAGTTTCCGGGGCGTCGCCTGATCGATGCTTTGGTAGACCTGCCGTTTGCCTTACCGACTTCGGTAGCGGGTTTGACCTTGGCGACGCTGTTTGTGCCCGGCGGCTGGTTTGGTCAGTTTCTGCCGGAAGGCTGGAAGATCGCCTATCAATACCCCGGCATTGTTCTGGCCATGACCTTTACCAGTTTGCCCTTTGTGGTGCGTATTGTGCAGCCCGTGATTGAAGAGCTGGGGGCCGAGTACGAAGAGGTTGCCCACACACTGGGTGCCAGTGGCTGGCAGACGTTCAGCAAAGTGGTGTTTCCTCCGCTGATTCCTGCGCTGGTCACGGGAGCCTCCCAGGCTTTTATCCGCAGTTTGGGTGAGTTCGGCGCAGTCATCATGATTGCTGGCAACATTCCCTACAAAACCGAAGTGTCGTCCCTGATGATTTTTGTGCGCCTACAAGAATTCAACTATCCGGCGGCGGCGGCGATTGCCTCGGTGATCTTGATCGCCTCCTTGCTGCTGCTGTTCACCTTGCAACTAGTGCAGAATCGCTTGTTGGGCTGGCAGCGGAGGGCGTCATGA
- the cysW gene encoding sulfate ABC transporter permease subunit CysW → MRKTPKSTADRLILALGIALVLGLLVVPLILIFSKALGDGLPALWSNLQEDYMLHAIGLTLFVAALTVPLNMVFGILLAWCLTHYEFRGRRLLSTLVDLPYAVSPVVAGLCYLVVYGVESSLGQWLSARDIQLMFAWPGILMVTIFVTTPYVARILIPIMQAQGSDAQAAALSLGANGWQIFWHVTLPDIKWALLYGVVLTNARAIGEFGAVSVVSGTIMNQTLTLSLLVDQLNNDNKAAAAFTAAALLALFAIVSVMLKSLLEWRVAAGRRRNQAEAVQ, encoded by the coding sequence ATGAGAAAAACACCTAAAAGCACGGCTGATCGCCTGATTCTGGCCTTGGGCATTGCCTTGGTGCTGGGTCTGCTGGTGGTCCCCCTGATACTGATCTTCTCCAAAGCCTTGGGCGATGGTTTGCCAGCTTTATGGAGCAATCTGCAAGAGGACTATATGCTGCATGCCATCGGGCTGACCTTGTTTGTGGCGGCATTGACGGTGCCCTTGAACATGGTCTTTGGCATCTTGCTGGCCTGGTGTCTGACGCATTACGAGTTCCGTGGCCGTCGTTTGCTCAGTACCTTGGTGGACTTGCCTTACGCGGTCTCCCCGGTGGTGGCAGGTCTGTGTTATCTGGTGGTTTACGGAGTGGAGTCGTCTCTGGGACAGTGGTTAAGCGCACGTGATATCCAGTTGATGTTCGCCTGGCCGGGAATCCTGATGGTCACGATCTTTGTGACCACGCCTTATGTGGCCCGTATCCTGATTCCTATCATGCAGGCGCAAGGCTCGGACGCGCAGGCGGCGGCGTTAAGTCTGGGTGCCAATGGTTGGCAGATCTTCTGGCACGTCACGCTGCCGGATATCAAATGGGCCTTGCTGTATGGCGTGGTGCTGACCAATGCTCGTGCGATTGGCGAGTTCGGCGCGGTGTCCGTGGTGTCTGGCACCATCATGAATCAGACCTTGACCTTGTCCCTGCTGGTGGATCAGTTGAACAACGATAACAAGGCGGCTGCGGCCTTTACAGCGGCTGCGCTACTGGCTCTATTCGCCATCGTGTCCGTGATGCTCAAGAGCTTGTTGGAGTGGCGTGTGGCGGCTGGGCGTCGTCGCAATCAGGCTGAGGCGGTGCAGTAG
- a CDS encoding ClpXP protease specificity-enhancing factor, whose protein sequence is MQETSTKPYLLRALHEWCSDHGYTPHIVVTVDANTVVPRGHIQDGQITLNIGHLATNGLILGNDYIEFQARFGGVTEDIFVPVAAVSAIYARETGAGMGFEVVESEPYAEGEAPEAAPEATPEAPVAKKDADKVSHLKIVK, encoded by the coding sequence ATGCAAGAGACCTCTACCAAACCCTACCTGTTGCGCGCTCTACACGAATGGTGTTCTGATCACGGATACACACCACACATTGTGGTCACGGTAGACGCCAACACTGTTGTTCCACGCGGCCATATTCAGGATGGTCAAATCACCCTGAATATTGGGCATCTGGCCACCAATGGCCTGATCCTGGGTAACGATTACATTGAATTCCAGGCCCGCTTCGGCGGTGTCACGGAAGACATTTTCGTGCCCGTAGCGGCCGTATCGGCCATCTACGCACGCGAAACAGGCGCTGGCATGGGTTTTGAGGTCGTCGAATCCGAGCCTTACGCGGAAGGCGAAGCACCAGAGGCAGCCCCTGAAGCGACACCGGAAGCGCCCGTTGCCAAAAAAGACGCTGACAAGGTCTCGCACCTGAAAATCGTCAAATAA
- a CDS encoding glutathione S-transferase N-terminal domain-containing protein, which translates to MMVLYSGTTCPFSQRCRFVLFEKGMDFEIRDIDLYNKPEDIAVMNPYGQVPILVERDLILYESNIINEYIDERFPHPQLMPADPTMRARTRLFLYNFEKELFVHVAALEDRRNTDAKAQELARQQIRNHLSQLAPILLKNKYMLGEEFSMLDVAIAPLLWRLDHYGIELPKSAAPVQKYAERVFSRPAYIEALTPSEKVMRR; encoded by the coding sequence ATGATGGTGCTCTACTCTGGAACAACTTGCCCATTCTCACAGCGCTGCCGTTTTGTGTTGTTTGAAAAAGGCATGGATTTCGAGATCCGCGACATCGACTTGTACAACAAGCCTGAAGATATCGCCGTCATGAACCCCTACGGACAGGTGCCCATCCTGGTAGAACGTGACCTGATCTTGTACGAATCGAACATCATCAATGAATACATTGATGAGCGTTTCCCGCATCCTCAGCTGATGCCTGCGGACCCTACCATGCGCGCCCGTACTCGCCTGTTCCTGTACAACTTCGAGAAGGAACTGTTTGTACACGTGGCTGCCCTGGAAGACCGCCGCAACACGGATGCCAAGGCACAAGAACTGGCCCGTCAGCAAATCCGCAACCACTTGTCGCAGTTGGCTCCGATCCTGCTCAAGAACAAATACATGCTGGGTGAAGAATTCTCCATGCTGGACGTGGCGATCGCTCCCCTGCTCTGGCGCCTGGACCACTACGGTATCGAACTGCCCAAGAGCGCTGCTCCTGTGCAAAAGTACGCCGAGCGCGTGTTCTCGCGTCCTGCTTACATTGAAGCGCTGACGCCTTCCGAAAAAGTCATGCGTCGCTAA
- a CDS encoding cytochrome c1: MTMIKKLLGALALSLTCTVAVAAEGGYALERAPDRMNDMAALQNGAKLFVNYCLNCHSANSMRYNKLTDIGLTEEDIKKNLLFSSDKVGDLMKIAMTPEMGKKWFGAAPPDLSVIARAKSTNLGPSGADYIYTYLRTFYRDASRPTGWDNLVFPSVGMPHAMWERQGGVTLHRTTVAETAKDDGSKEWVKTVASYDPAGFSSVKTEVLDNYTGHASDSVKLEPVNAKMAAKYDSDVADLANFMDWMAEPVQLERKKIGVGVILFLLLFFAVAWRLNSVFWKDIK, from the coding sequence ATGACCATGATTAAAAAACTGCTTGGCGCTCTGGCCTTGTCCCTTACCTGCACGGTGGCTGTGGCCGCCGAAGGTGGCTATGCCCTGGAGCGCGCGCCCGACCGCATGAATGACATGGCGGCTTTGCAAAATGGCGCAAAACTGTTTGTGAACTACTGTCTGAACTGTCATAGCGCCAACTCCATGCGCTACAACAAGCTGACAGATATCGGCCTGACCGAAGAAGACATCAAGAAAAACTTGCTGTTCTCCTCGGACAAGGTGGGTGATCTGATGAAGATCGCCATGACCCCGGAAATGGGCAAGAAATGGTTTGGTGCTGCTCCTCCTGACCTGTCCGTGATTGCACGTGCCAAGTCCACCAACCTGGGCCCTAGCGGCGCAGACTACATCTACACCTACCTGCGCACTTTCTACCGTGACGCATCCCGTCCTACAGGCTGGGATAACCTGGTTTTCCCAAGCGTGGGTATGCCTCACGCCATGTGGGAGCGCCAAGGTGGTGTGACTTTGCACCGTACGACCGTGGCTGAAACCGCCAAAGACGATGGCAGCAAAGAGTGGGTCAAGACAGTCGCCAGCTACGATCCCGCCGGCTTCTCGTCCGTCAAGACAGAAGTATTGGACAATTACACTGGCCATGCCTCCGACTCGGTCAAGCTCGAGCCCGTCAATGCCAAGATGGCTGCCAAGTACGACAGCGATGTCGCCGACCTGGCCAACTTCATGGACTGGATGGCAGAACCTGTGCAACTGGAGCGCAAGAAAATTGGTGTGGGCGTAATCCTGTTCCTGCTCTTGTTCTTTGCCGTTGCATGGCGCCTGAACAGCGTTTTCTGGAAAGACATCAAGTAA
- a CDS encoding cytochrome b, with protein MAGEKTVETTGLLGWIDRRFPLTSMYKEHMSEYYAPKNFNFWYFFGSLALLVLVIQIVTGIFLVMNYKPDAKLAFESVEYIMREVPGGWIIRYMHSTGASMFFVVVYLHMLRGLFYGSYRKPRELVWIFGVAIFLCLMAEAFMGYLLPWGQMSYWGAQVIVNLFSAIPFIGPDLAIFIRGDYVVSDATLNRFFALHVIAVPLVLLGLVVAHLIALHEVGSNNPDGIEIKNGPKDAQGRPLDGIPFHPYYSVHDILGVAGFLIVFAAIVFFAPEMGGYFLEFNNFSPADALKTPPHIAPVWYFTPFYSMLRATTADFTWVLAGASVLGALVLFVKGKLPGIWRLAVPAILIAVAVLLRVIDAKFWGVVAMGGTVVILFFLPWLDKSPVKSIRYRPTWHKVLYAIFIINFLILGYLGTQAPNDLFNLLSQIGTVIYLAFFLLMPVWSRMGTFKPEPDRVTFRPH; from the coding sequence ATGGCTGGCGAGAAAACCGTCGAAACGACAGGACTCTTGGGATGGATTGACAGGCGCTTCCCCCTGACATCCATGTACAAAGAGCACATGTCAGAATATTACGCGCCGAAGAACTTCAACTTCTGGTACTTCTTTGGTTCCCTGGCACTGCTGGTGCTGGTCATCCAGATTGTGACTGGTATTTTTCTGGTCATGAACTACAAGCCTGATGCCAAACTGGCCTTTGAGTCGGTTGAGTACATCATGCGCGAAGTGCCCGGTGGCTGGATCATCCGCTACATGCACTCCACAGGCGCTTCCATGTTCTTCGTGGTGGTGTACCTGCACATGCTGCGCGGCTTGTTCTACGGTTCTTACCGCAAGCCTCGTGAACTGGTGTGGATCTTTGGCGTTGCCATTTTCCTCTGTCTGATGGCTGAAGCCTTCATGGGCTACCTGCTGCCATGGGGCCAGATGTCCTACTGGGGCGCCCAGGTGATTGTTAACCTGTTCTCGGCCATTCCTTTCATTGGTCCTGACCTGGCTATTTTCATCCGTGGTGACTACGTGGTGTCCGACGCCACCCTGAACCGCTTCTTTGCGCTGCACGTCATTGCTGTGCCTCTGGTCCTGCTGGGCCTGGTTGTGGCTCACCTGATCGCGCTGCACGAAGTCGGTTCCAACAACCCTGACGGTATCGAAATCAAGAACGGCCCCAAAGACGCGCAAGGTCGTCCTTTGGATGGCATTCCCTTCCACCCCTACTACTCGGTACACGACATCCTGGGTGTGGCTGGCTTCCTGATTGTATTTGCCGCGATTGTCTTCTTTGCTCCTGAAATGGGCGGCTACTTCCTGGAGTTCAACAACTTCAGCCCAGCCGATGCGCTAAAGACTCCTCCACACATTGCGCCTGTCTGGTACTTCACGCCTTTCTACTCCATGCTGCGTGCCACAACCGCTGACTTTACCTGGGTTCTGGCCGGTGCTTCCGTGCTGGGCGCGCTGGTGCTGTTCGTCAAAGGCAAGCTGCCCGGTATCTGGCGTCTGGCTGTTCCAGCCATCCTGATCGCTGTTGCTGTGTTGCTGCGTGTTATCGACGCCAAGTTCTGGGGCGTGGTGGCCATGGGTGGTACGGTCGTGATCCTGTTCTTCCTGCCTTGGCTGGACAAATCGCCTGTGAAGTCGATTCGTTACCGTCCTACCTGGCACAAAGTGCTGTACGCGATTTTCATCATCAACTTCCTGATCTTGGGTTACCTGGGCACGCAGGCCCCGAACGACTTGTTCAACCTGCTGAGCCAGATCGGTACGGTGATCTACCTGGCATTCTTCCTGTTGATGCCAGTATGGAGCCGCATGGGTACATTCAAACCCGAACCTGATCGCGTGACTTTCCGCCCTCACTAG
- the petA gene encoding ubiquinol-cytochrome c reductase iron-sulfur subunit, translating into MSQNTTQPDARGAVDFNLPPDPSRRTWVATACALGGVAGVATAVPFVSSFAPSEKAKAAGAPVEVDISNIAPGQMRTVEWRGKPVWILHRTQEQLDALPKLDSQLADPDSDRPGYTPAYAKNEYRSRRPEIFICIGICTHLGCSPTPHLAAGAGAGLPGGWEGGFLCPCHGSTFDLAGRVYSNKPAPDNLEIPPYEFSADGTMVTIGVDENNKA; encoded by the coding sequence ATGAGTCAGAACACGACACAGCCCGATGCCAGAGGCGCGGTTGATTTCAATCTTCCGCCCGATCCTTCGCGCCGCACCTGGGTCGCCACCGCCTGTGCATTAGGTGGTGTTGCTGGTGTGGCAACAGCTGTTCCCTTTGTCAGCTCCTTTGCTCCTTCGGAGAAAGCAAAAGCGGCCGGCGCTCCCGTAGAGGTTGATATTTCCAATATCGCCCCCGGTCAGATGCGCACCGTTGAATGGCGCGGGAAACCGGTCTGGATTCTGCACCGCACCCAAGAGCAACTGGACGCCCTGCCCAAGCTCGATAGCCAACTGGCCGACCCTGACTCGGACCGTCCCGGCTACACCCCCGCGTACGCCAAGAACGAATATCGTTCGCGTCGCCCTGAAATCTTTATCTGTATCGGTATTTGCACCCACCTGGGTTGCTCCCCTACCCCGCATCTGGCCGCTGGCGCTGGCGCCGGTCTGCCCGGTGGTTGGGAAGGCGGCTTTCTGTGCCCCTGCCACGGCTCCACGTTTGACCTGGCCGGCCGGGTCTACAGCAACAAGCCTGCTCCGGACAATCTGGAAATCCCGCCCTACGAGTTCTCGGCCGACGGCACGATGGTTACCATCGGCGTAGACGAAAACAACAAGGCCTAA
- the mscL gene encoding large conductance mechanosensitive channel protein MscL, which produces MNKARGFLNEFREFAVKGNMMDLAVGVIIGAAFGKIIDSLVKDIIMPVISFILGGEVNFTNQFTVLRRPEGFTGPETLEALRSAGAVVLSWGSFLTILINFILLAFVVFCMVKMINRMRATVAKEEAAEVVPAPTPEDVLLLREIRDSLKK; this is translated from the coding sequence ATGAACAAGGCTCGAGGTTTCCTGAACGAATTCCGGGAGTTCGCCGTTAAGGGCAACATGATGGACCTTGCGGTCGGTGTCATTATTGGCGCTGCTTTCGGCAAGATTATCGACTCGCTGGTAAAAGACATCATCATGCCCGTCATCAGTTTCATCCTTGGCGGCGAGGTGAATTTTACCAATCAGTTCACAGTCTTGCGTAGACCAGAGGGCTTTACCGGCCCAGAAACCCTGGAAGCTTTGAGGTCGGCAGGGGCTGTTGTTCTTTCGTGGGGTAGCTTCCTGACCATTTTGATCAACTTCATCTTGCTGGCCTTCGTGGTGTTTTGCATGGTCAAGATGATTAACCGTATGCGCGCCACGGTGGCCAAGGAAGAAGCAGCGGAAGTCGTTCCCGCGCCAACCCCTGAAGACGTGCTGTTGCTGCGTGAGATCAGGGATTCGCTGAAAAAATAA